A window of Lytechinus variegatus isolate NC3 chromosome 15, Lvar_3.0, whole genome shotgun sequence contains these coding sequences:
- the LOC121428585 gene encoding proteasome subunit beta type-7-like translates to MAAPLLVDPPTGGFVFENVKRNAMLESKGLRAPTAVKTGTTIAGLIYKDGVILGADTRATEGTIVADKNCTKIHFIAPNIYCCGAGTAADTEMTTQMISSNLELHRLSTGREGRVVTANRMLKQFLFRYQGHIGAALVLGGVDVTGPHLYSIYPHGSTNKLPFVTMGSGSLAAMSVFEDRFRPDMEEEEAKQLVRDGIAAGIFNDLGSGTNIDLCVIKKGKVDFLRPYDVANKKGVRQGNYTYKRGTTGVLKKTVTPLKLDVTETRVESMDTS, encoded by the exons AAATGCCATGCTGGAGAGTAAAGGTCTGAGGGCTCCAACAGCTGTTAAAACTGGCACAACCATTGCAGGCCTTATCTACAAg GATGGCGTTATTCTTGGAGCCGACACAAGAGCAACAGAAGGCACGATTGTAGCCGATAAGAACTGTACCAAGATCCACTTCATCGCTCCAAATATCTA TTGTTGTGGTGCTGGTACTGCAGCGGATACAGAGATGACAACACAGATGATCTCCTCTAACCTTGAGCTCCATCGCCTATCCACAGGACGAGAAGGACGTGTGGTCACAGCCAACCGTATGCTCAAACAGTTCTTATTCAG GTACCAAGGACATATAGGAGCAGCCCTTGTGCTAGGAGGTGTTGATGTGACAGGTCCTCACCTCTACAGTATCTATCCTCACGGATCTACCAACAAGCTACCCTTCGTTACCATGGGGTCAGGTTCCTTGGCTGCTATGTCGGTGTTTGAGGATCGATTCAGACCTGATATGGAG GAAGAGGAAGCGAAACAGCTCGTCCGTGATGGTATAGCTGCAGGTATCTTCAATGACCTCGGTTCTGGTACAAACATTGATCTCTGTGTAATCAAGAAGGGCAAGGTGGACTTCCTGCGACCTTACGATGTGGCTAACAAGAAGGGTGTCAG aCAAGGGAACTACACCTATAAGAGAGGAACGACTGGGGTCTTGAAGAAGACTGTCACCCCTCTCAAGCTTGATGTTACAGAAACCAGGGTGGAGTCTATGGATACATCATGA